ATGCGTATGCCATCAGCGAATCGGACTACAAGAGCCTGAAGAAATCAAGCGCGGATCTTGCGCGGGCTGACAGGAAACTGACTCAGGTCTGGAAGAAAATCGCCGGAAAAATGCCCGGCATACCCTTCAAGACATTGCAGAACGAGCAAAGAGACTGGATAGCAGAAGGCCGCGACGAGGAAGCCGAACGCTATATAGGCATGGGATATTCACAGGCAAAAGCCTACGCGCTTGCCACAGACGACCGCGCCGAATATCTCCCGGAACGCGCCCGCGAAATCATGAATATGCGTTAGCGGCAAGGGGGCAGGGGATAAATCTTTCTCCTGTCCTTTATTCTTTCCCTTTCCTGCTGAATTGTATCCTTTCACGCATATTTAGCGTCATGTCGCACATTCCAATGACGATGAGCCACGGCCAGAAAAACGGCAAGAACATAACCGCGCCCAGTGCCATTTTGATTCCCTTCCTCAGCCTGAAGCCCTCCATTAGCCAGAACGAAAGCGACAGCCCTTCAGCAAACATAATGACGTTGGCGACAATCTGAAGATTCAGAATGAACATCATCACCGTCAAATCAGCCTCAGCATCAATCAGCCATCCCAGCGCGAACGCTCCCAATGACACAAAGAATATTGACACGGGAAAACGCCACAGCGTGAACGGAGGCAGCTCCGGCGGGTAAGTTTTTGAGGCGGGGAAAAATTTTCGTGTTACGGAATAGCAGAGGGAGTAATTCAGGTACGACTCAATTCCAGCGAATATCACAAGCAGCGAGGGCATAAGGCGCGGAAATATCGCGATAATCTGCCGCAACGCCGTCATAAGTTCGGGATTGTCCCCGTAAAGCTGAGTCATAATCTCGTTCAATTGCGACTGATCCGGGAATAGTATATTTCTGCCCGTGAAGAACCAGAATGCCCACAGCAATAACGCTTTGAAGAGAATACTTGCTCCGGCGCATATGAGATAGCTTTCTCCGGCTGTGAGTTTTTTCGAGTCCCTGAAAGATTCTTGAGACAGCATGAAGAGAGTCGCCGACAGCGGAGCGCACCCAAGAAGATAATATGCCGCTAATGTAGGTGAAATGACAAGGAATAATGTTGCCTCAATGAGAAGTTCGGCCGCGCTCATGCTTTTGCGTCCCTCAGCACAGCCCAGTACGCTCAAAGGAACGGGACATAGCATTATCCCAAGAACGCCGAAAAGGGGCAGGAAACTCCCTGCGAGAATCAAAGCAAGGGTGATTAATACACAGGGAATTACCCGCTTCATGTCAGTTAGTCGAGTGAGTACGGCAACAAGGCCATGTATCTGGCGCGCTTGATTGCCTCTGTGAGAAGCCTCTGATGCTTGGCGCAGTTTCCTGTTACGCGGCGGGGGATGATTTTGCCTCTCTCGCTGATGTACTTGCGGAGTTTCTCCACGTCTTTGTAGTCTACATGCTCCTGCTTCTCTACGCAGTAATAGCAGAATTTCGGCCTGCGTCTTGACGCTCCCCGGCGGGGTCCGCCCGGAGCTGTGTTTCTTGCGGGCGCACCTGCTCTGCTCTCACGCTCTGTATTTTCGCGCTCGTTCATTCTGTGATAATTTCTCCTTTTTGTGTGATGTTGCTAGAACGGTATCCCGCTGTCGGGTGTCCCGTTATTGTCGCTGTTGCTGTTGTCCTGGAATCCGCCGGAAAATTCCCCTCCGCCGAATCCGCTCTCGCCTATGCTCCTGCCGAAATCCTCATCGCTGGGAGTGTATCCCCCTGTGCCGTAGTCCGTACCGACAACGCCCGCTGACTGTTGCCCGTAAGAAGCTCCGCCGCCCTCGCGTGAACCTAGCATTATCATGTTGTCAGCCCATATTTCTGTCGTATACCTTTTGCCGGAGCCGTCTTTAGCGTCATAACTTCCTGTGCGTATACGTCCTTCAAACAGCGCAGGGCTTCCCTTTTTGAGATATTTCCCGCAGGTTTCGGCCAATGATCCCCAAGCTACAACGTTGATATAGTCTGTGCCTTCTTGATATTCGCCGTTAGCATTCTTATAGCGGTAATTCACTGCAACACCCATCCGGGCAAATGTCCTCTTGCTGACG
This sequence is a window from Synergistaceae bacterium. Protein-coding genes within it:
- a CDS encoding DUF1311 domain-containing protein: MKRIIISAALTLILAGNAYAISESDYKSLKKSSADLARADRKLTQVWKKIAGKMPGIPFKTLQNEQRDWIAEGRDEEAERYIGMGYSQAKAYALATDDRAEYLPERAREIMNMR
- a CDS encoding DUF2232 domain-containing protein yields the protein MKRVIPCVLITLALILAGSFLPLFGVLGIMLCPVPLSVLGCAEGRKSMSAAELLIEATLFLVISPTLAAYYLLGCAPLSATLFMLSQESFRDSKKLTAGESYLICAGASILFKALLLWAFWFFTGRNILFPDQSQLNEIMTQLYGDNPELMTALRQIIAIFPRLMPSLLVIFAGIESYLNYSLCYSVTRKFFPASKTYPPELPPFTLWRFPVSIFFVSLGAFALGWLIDAEADLTVMMFILNLQIVANVIMFAEGLSLSFWLMEGFRLRKGIKMALGAVMFLPFFWPWLIVIGMCDMTLNMRERIQFSRKGKE
- a CDS encoding 30S ribosomal protein S18, producing the protein MNERENTERESRAGAPARNTAPGGPRRGASRRRPKFCYYCVEKQEHVDYKDVEKLRKYISERGKIIPRRVTGNCAKHQRLLTEAIKRARYMALLPYSLD
- the ssb gene encoding single-stranded DNA-binding protein — translated: MRGFNRAIIAGNLTKDPEVKVTVSKRTFARMGVAVNYRYKNANGEYQEGTDYINVVAWGSLAETCGKYLKKGSPALFEGRIRTGSYDAKDGSGKRYTTEIWADNMIMLGSREGGGASYGQQSAGVVGTDYGTGGYTPSDEDFGRSIGESGFGGGEFSGGFQDNSNSDNNGTPDSGIPF